A single genomic interval of Syntrophaceae bacterium harbors:
- a CDS encoding flavodoxin family protein — MNKKRNVLVLLGSPRRKGNSALLAEAIARGAKAAGADVETLFLHGLAIAPCKACFACQKPKSRGCSIDDDMQPIYRKMLEADAWVLASPVYWFTMSAQLKLWMDRCFALPAYGKDPFAGKRIAIAMAYGGGDPFDSGCVNALRTFQDAYRYAGAKIVGMVYGSAMGAGDILADRALLREAKALGRTLAGADD, encoded by the coding sequence ATGAACAAGAAGCGGAACGTCCTCGTCCTGCTCGGCAGCCCCCGCCGGAAGGGCAACAGCGCACTGCTCGCGGAGGCGATCGCCCGGGGCGCGAAGGCCGCCGGGGCGGACGTGGAGACCCTGTTTCTCCATGGCCTCGCCATCGCCCCCTGCAAGGCCTGCTTCGCCTGCCAGAAACCGAAGAGCCGGGGCTGCTCCATCGACGACGACATGCAGCCCATCTACCGCAAGATGCTGGAGGCCGACGCCTGGGTGCTCGCCTCCCCCGTGTACTGGTTCACGATGTCCGCCCAGCTGAAGCTCTGGATGGACCGCTGCTTCGCCCTGCCCGCTTACGGGAAGGACCCCTTCGCGGGAAAGCGGATCGCCATCGCCATGGCCTACGGCGGCGGGGACCCCTTCGACTCGGGGTGCGTCAACGCCCTGCGGACCTTCCAGGACGCCTACCGCTATGCGGGGGCGAAGATCGTCGGGATGGTCTACGGCAGCGCCATGGGGGCGGGCGACATCCTGGCCGACCGGGCCCTGCTGAGGGAGGCGAAGGCGCTGGGGCGTACGCTGGCGGGTGCAGACGATTGA